Below is a genomic region from Henckelia pumila isolate YLH828 chromosome 3, ASM3356847v2, whole genome shotgun sequence.
taaccgacatgaataaaatcaagtacaatgcaatgaaatgcaatgtaatgcgtgacaggtatcaatgaaataagggataccaaatggagtccaaataatcgtatcacaataatctcagtggccacccgtgctaggaacgcagcagacctcgaattatcactgctaatccatacacgtagcatcggagggtgacaggagcgacccgtccagcctcatgctgtcatcaggagtgtcgtacgtagcatcggagggcgacaagagctacctgtccgtgcctcatgctatctcaggagtgcactaaacaatgtcactcgctccatgatgactcaatacatctcacgagatcaatatcaatagcaatcaaaggagtcaaggctcaacgtgctatgaaaaattgtaaatgagtgaatgcaatcatataagtcagataagcacataaaacacgttaacactcattacaaaatattcaatatcattacatgtcattatagacgtcgtaatataaacagctcatacgtaccttaaccaacacttaatttaccacagaaatatctcaagtaattCCCGAATAGTCCAATCCTGTGGAAAACCATTTATTTCATATCAAAGCATCCTATCAATGTCCAAATATCGAATACACGACTCTTAAACGTCGAAATACCGAAATTATAACAATCTGAATTTTTCCGAAAATTCctacaattttcgaaaattcgcatttatattttctagagcatctaaacactccattaatgaataatcaacactaaaattcaaaaattcccaatattaaaaatctggaaattcaaaattaatcccaaataaattctgaaaaatagtcAATACCTTCAATCGACTCCGATATAATACCTAtaaccaataataaatcaaatatcaattatcggaTGTCAATTGAATCAAAATACCCAAAATTCAAAACCCTAGCTACTGAAAATACCTCCAAGCTTCGAATTAAAGGTCCAAACAACTCAAACAATGTTCCTTCTATCCTAGGCGGCGAACGACGGCAGCAGGGGCGGCGAACGGCGGCGGAACGACGCGGCTGGTCGAAAACGCGTTCGACGGAACGTGCACGAAGCTTTGAAAAATTGATATCAAAAGAAAGCTTACGTCGCGAAGATTCCGaaactatatttacttttgaaaatCGATCACCGACGACAAAGATACGACAATTTGAAGCAACGAGAAAAGTTTGAaatgaaaagaaagaagaagacgCAGGCGTGGAAGGTGATGAATACGAGGAGAGAGGTTatctatatatcatatatatatttatggatatGTATTAGTTTAATGTGTGTCTCATTTTATTCATTTGCGGTTAAATTTTGACCCGGTTCGAGTTATTTTAACTTTTGTGTGctcgataaataaaatatgcattttaatatCGTCTGTAACCCGATATTTAAAAATACatacacacaaattaattaacatcttaaaatcgggtccttacaaAAATAGCACCAAATACCCCCGTGTACTTATTGAagagctaataaccccctgtgtaATGGATTGAGCAAATAAACCCctctattatatattttttagctCACTCtccccaaaatatatttttttgtcaaaaatatatattaaatgacaaaaaatacgttcatttaaaaataatactctATCATTTTGTcaattgatatattatatatttcaatCCATCAAATTTGTTttgcaaatatttatttatttgttttttatcaCTTAAAATCTTACAAATCTcaacttattgaattgaatttttatgttatgattatattatattatcttaTATTCACTACATGAAAAAAatgtgattaatttttttttaaaaaaaaactaaaatgaaatatataaaaaatttcacataaaaaataattttgtcgAAACATAATTTTTAgagaatttaaaaataataacacaaaaaatagatgtttgataataaaatatatttttcactaaaaatatattaaatctaTTTTACCTATAAAAATGAATACAAAGATAAAGTTTTTCATTGTAAATTTTTTATCTTGCTCTCAAATTATTTGTTAAGATTAACTGCATAACAtttaaatttgatgaaaattgGTGCCAAAAATTAGGGAAAGCTGTATGGACTGCAATTAATCTTAACAAATAATTTGAGGATATGACaaaaaattcacaatgaaaattttatatttttaggtATTTTTATAGGGAAAAtagattaaatatatttttagtgaAAATGATAGAGTATTATTTAATGAAagtattttttcttttaatatatattttagacaaaaaatatattttggggaAAGTgaactaaaaaatatataacatagGGGTTCATTTGCTCAAATACAATACACAGGGGGTTATTGGCTTTTCAATAATTTCACGGGGGTATTTCGTGCTATTTTCTCATACGGATAGGGACTTTCAtgctaaaaaaattataacataAGGACTTATATGTTCAAACTCGTCACACGGGTAGGTATTAGCTCATACATATACTTTCACAAGGGTTGTTGAAGCAATTTTCTCCATATATTAACTACATGACATAattaatttctatttttttttaaaaaaatacaaattttatcctaaattattttttaatatgataatttaataaaaactcAAATTGCAAAGCGGTGGTATAAATAGAGCGCAAGTTCAGTTCTTCATGGTGAAGATATCCAAAGCCAGGCTCAGGCGTTACCACCACCTACTCTGGACGGCTCGTTTCCCTCCACCGCCGCGTAACCGCCTTTAGAATGGCGATATTAACTATAAAATAAGACTCCCGCATTACTCAGCTGCGGCGCATTCTTTAAGGTAAACTCTCCTTGGAATTTTTCCGTCTTTCGTTACATTGCTCGTACAAGTACAACCTCCTCTGAATAGAGTTGTTCACATAGGCAGTCGGATTCTTTTCGTTCGGTGGGATTTCTTCAAGATTCGGAGTTGTGTTTGCGGGTAGGAGTGATTTTTGAGGGGGTGGCATTGGTTAAGTGAGCCGATTGAGGTAGGATGAAGATACAGTGCAGCGTGTGCGAGGCGGCGGAAGCCAACGTTCTCTGCTGCGCAGATGACGCGGCGCTGTGTTGGGCTTGCGATGAGAAAGTTCACTCAGCGAACAGGCTCGTTAGTAAGCACCAGAGGGTTCTGCTTTCTAGCTCACAAACCCAGATGCCCAAGTGCGATATTTGCCAGGTTTGTTCATGCTCAGTACTGTTTAGTCTTCAGACCAGTAGGCTGTGTAAATTAATGGTTTGTTCAAGTTCACACTCATATTTATTCCTATTCTTGTGGTCATGGATTCACTCTGTAATTCAAAGAAATTAGAAAAAGCATTTCTTCAATCTGGTTTGTTGGGTAAAACATGAAagatttcttgaatttcatgTCTGTTGAAAAATATGAATATGGTTGAGGTTTTACGTTGTGCAATTTGGTTAACTTCTTAAAAAATGGTTCGACCTTTGAAGCTGTTAGAAATATTATCCATGTAATGCTATCTTAAAAATATTATGCATGTTATGCGTGTGATGTTGGGTCATTATTTATCCCAGTTTCCCGGCCACTTGGTTTGGAAGCAATGCCTTGAGCCCAAATATCAAGGTTTAGTAAGAGTAACGAACCTCAAAATTCCAAGAGCAGTTTGCACTttcaagaaaatatttatttcctcGAATATTTTATGATTGCATACAGGATATTGATGTATAGGTATACTCCATATAGGGTGTTGGaatgcttgatttggtattaAAAGATGAGCAGATAGGTGTTTGATTCATTTACCTTAAAGTGTTTTTATGTGATCAATATTGTTCTCTACATTACATCATGATATACTCCATATCCTGGATTTAGGATACACAAGTAAGGTTAATATATGGATTTACACTCACTCCAACAGTTTTATTTTCCCattcatgttatattttgcaacATTTGAGgaagttaatttttttattcccGTCTCAAGAGTTCAAACTTAATAGTGATTTTTGACAGCATGAGAATCTGCTTTAGATTTTAGACGAAAGCTGTGTGGCTAAGTTTGAGCTCTACATATGTTAGATTTTAATTTTCGTGTATGAGTAGGTTTTGATGCCCTTGTCTTTTATATTTTGCAGGAAACAATTGGCTACTTCTTCTGCCTAGAGGACCGTGCTTTATTTTGCAGAAAATGTGATCTTGCCATACACACAGTGAATTCCTTCGTATCAAAACATCAGAGGTTTTTACTTACTGGAGTTAAAGTAGGCATTGAAGCTATTGAACATGGTCCATTGCCGTCTTTTGTCAAGACTAAATCCCAGGAGAAAGTATCGGAACCAGAATTTTCTCTTCCCAAGCGGACCATGCCGATCCAAGTTAGTGCTGGTGAGGATGCTTCATCTTCGAAGCCTCCTATTCCTGGAGGTTCTGCAACTGAAGGCATTTCACCTTGGCACTTGGATGATTTTGTTGGACTTGGTGATTTCAGTCAGATTCATAATTTCATGGACAGTGGCTCATCTAAGGTATGATTTTGAGCCATACGAACCCCTACTGGAGTGTGAAGAAGGGCCATTCCCCCTccttaaaaaaatgatattcaAGATTATGCTTATGGTTTAAAAAAAAGAAGTTTATTTTCTGTTTTGTACTCCATCCTTGGTTGCCCACCGCCTTGATTTGAAACTTCTGGGAGTTATATTAATTGGCCGTCTAACCGCCGTCTCGACGCCTCAAAATCCGCCCAAGCGACCGTTTAGATTaacatgtaatattttttatttactatttattttgtttttgttttttaaaaaagttgtcCATCAATTTGTATCGTATGTGATGAGAAATATGTCATGTATTTCGAGATTGAATTCGATAAAGAGGAATTATTGGAGAAATATTGAGATGATTCGGACTAGAATAATTGGATATTTAgagtaaaagaaaaaaaacctaTTAGGTGGTCTTAGGCGTCTAGGCGGTGGGTGACCGCTTGCCTACCACTTTTAGAACATTGGCAAATATCGTTATATAGTGAAATCagtgataaattttaatggaGTATAGGTGTACACTGAATTATATTAGATCAGAAGCTCAATCTGTCAATCAgctaaaaataaatatgaagaCTTTTGCTGATACGGCCTCCGTCGAAGTTTAGAAGTTGGAAGGAATTTCACTTGTGTTTAgttcaatataattttttgcCCTGTGGTTGATTTCTTGCCTGGCTTGTATATTGCATATGACGAGTAGTTTGAAGTATTACTCATTTGAAGATGATCTTTATTTCCATCTTCTTCGTTACACAGCTGATCAATTTCCGTGACCTTATGAAGCTAATTGATACCGTATGATTTTGCTGTGGGCTTGATCTTTCTTTTATGGAACTTTCTGTCAGGTAGATAATGGGAGACTTGGAGATTCAGATAGTTCTCCAAACTTAAAAGTTGCTGATGGAGAATTCGAGGACGACGAGTACATGAGACAAGTGCCAGAGACATTTTGGGCTGTACCCCAGATTCCTTCCCCGCCAACAGCTTCTGGACTACTGTGTCCTAAGACGTGCCAGGATCCGTCCGACTGGTCTGTCTTTGTACCTGACATTAGCTTGGAGAATAGCTACCATCATCATCATAAGTCGCGTGTTGCTAGGCCAAAGCGGAGGCGCCATCTCTGACATACAATCAGATCCATCTAATGATCTTTTTCAATAGTTGCACGCTAGCTTATAGGAATATGGACATAAAGATGGTGCTTGATGTTGAAGAAGCCTCTTGTTGTCCTTGAGCTTCCCCGCGAATGGTTTGTTTTGGTTTTGTGCTTTTGTTTGCACGGACGTTTCTTTTGCTGTTGTGTCCACAGTTTTGCAACTCGATATGATCGATAGTATGAAGGTATAATTCTTGAGTTTGTGTGAAAACCATGTAGCCCAGCATTGCCAATTTGATAGTTGTCCCATCTACAAATGTTCCACAAGAATAAAGGAACAAATTGTAAAATACAGAAAGAGCGATTATGGTTTTTCTTGCTCAAGTGAAGGGTCAAATATCTAGCTCTCCACAGAGAAATAGCAGCCGTTCAAAGGTCATTTTTTCCCCttgctttttggaaaaaaagTTTGGTCGCTGCCTTTTAGTGGAACAGTGCTCCACACTTGGGAGTACTTTTCTTGTGTCATATTAGTTAttcaatttaataaaataggATGTTTATGTTTAAGATTTTGAAATTGAACAATGACAAGATAAATATAGCTAATCATATCCATGAATACATTATtacaaaatcatttttttaatttttttttatgaataatgaattacattttttttttatttttcttattgttATTTGTCTATTTTTCTAGGTGTTGCTGCTATTGCTAGCATAtctatatttttattatctgcAATCTCGGCATCTATGATTTGTTAATTATCAATGATCTATCCATTTATCTTATTTTTCTCGATTCTTCTATTTCATTAATTGACCTATTCATATCACTAATTCTTTGTGTTCTCTCAATGTACAATTACTTTTAAATAGTAATCTATGTTCTTTGTATGTTGTAAAATGTGGTATGAAAAGAACTCTTTCTGATTGGATTAACACTATGTattgtatttaaaaaataatatggtCAATGAACCTGTTTCTGCTGGGAAAAGAGGAAATAGGATGAAAAATAAACCTTGCGAAGGATCATCCAATTGCAACGATTTAGTGTACTAACAAAATATTGAGATTGATTTTCGACTACCACTATAAAAAATGATAGCATTATTAAAAATACAAACGCCATAAAAAGAAATAATATGAGCCATTATACAAATAAACCTAtcgaaaattgaaaaaaatcaaAGTAATGAGTAAGAGGAAAATACTTGTAAACCAAAAAGATGTTGCCCCTGCCTTTCCACCCCGCATTTCCACTACCCCAAAAGCAACATACAAAGCTAAGAAACTCCAAAGCCCAAAGGGAAATAGATGATGGAGAAATACGTTTGAAgataaaacaaatatgaatatGTACTTTctttttgttatattattattattattattattattattattattatttattacaataaACACCTATTATCTATTGCGATCAATGATAGAAGGAAGAGAAGAAACCAGTAAGAGCAAGATGCATGCACCAATCAAGATCGAAACGAGTGGGTCTTTTGTGAGACAGtttcatgaattttatttttagacAAATTAAACacactcatatttacaataaataattatacttttgacataaaaaataatacaatagGAGATCTGTCTCACAAAATTACTCATCAGACCGTTTCACAAGAGTTTTTATGTTggaatataattaatattaaacaTTACACCGAGATTCATGTCCTCGTTAAATAACTTATCAATTACttcaaaattaataatataataaagtgATGAAAGTTTGGAATGCAATTCATTAGCAGTAAAGAACACCAAAggtaaacaaaataaaaataattattaatgacACAAAATCAACAGCAAAATTGAAAACTAAGCAATATTAAAggtaaaaagtaaaaagtaAATACATAATTGAGatcatttttcatgtttttataTAGAAAATATTAGATTTTCAAATTTGACTGAATTAGTCAATGAATTCATTAAGTTAGTGTTTGAGATTGTTTTTAGAAAGcgtttttgagtttttccttcacaaaatttaACGTTTCTTAGAAACAATCTCAAACACTACTTAAATTTTTCACGAATTTCATGGTAACAAATATTTGCTCGTGTTGAATTCAAATCATGGGCTACCctcaagaaagaaaaaaaaaactcatatgaAATCGTCTCATCgatcaattttatgagatgGATTCTGGGAGAATTTTGGAAAATAACCTcagtcaaatattttttttttaaaaaatgacctCTCCAAacatatttgaaatacactacataatgtcattttttttttgaaaatggttGATTgaggttaaaaaaaaaattaccccGGATTTTAGATCTAATCTActcatgaaaaaaatatatcttttattgtaaaaatattgttttcattttaaatatgattcaAATTAATCTATCTCATGAATATAAATATTTGAGATTGGGAGACAAGAAATTCACTCGAAAAGAAAAGGCTGGATTGTACTCCTTTAGTCCATGTTTtgatttcaattttttaaatacATGGGCaaagtttatatttaaattttaacaaTACTTTttcttattaatatatattcatattaactaacaaaagttttttttgtGAGACCACCTGATTAATTTTGTAAGACAAATGTTCTACTCATTTTggccattaaaaaatattatttatatcaaaaatattactttttattttatatatgtattGAGTCGACTTGTCTCAcggataaatattttattatttattaagggTGGACATATTAGAATAACTAATTGGTGTCTTGGtctgtttttaaaaatatctaaACTATCATCACCCCACTTCTCCACATTTTTACGTTCTTTATTTCGCACTCAAATCTCGAACACATTCATTCATCTTTCTTTTATATCACACACATTGTGTGTGTTTATTTGCTAATATTCATGATATACTGTCACAAAAGACATACCATTAACTAAAATACTGGAAAACGTGCCacaatttattttacttttaataaattaaatatgaataaaataaaaaatctgtGTAAACTTCGTTTTCCAAAAGTTTTCTTAATTGTAAAAACAAACCTGCCTACATATTTGAAACACTGTCATTGTAAAAACAAACCTGCCTACATATTTGAAACACTGTCAAactaaattatttaatatatatatatatatatatatatatatatatatatatatatataaatcttttCTACAATCAAAAACTTccaattgtaccaaaaaaaaaatttattaagaagTTCAAAGGTCGAATTCTATTGCTTAtggaatattttgaattattgtgaTGCAGTCCAatgcttttaaaaaattaacgaAGTATTCGCAAATACTTTTGCCAAAAACGAACAAATTGATAGGGGCTAAAAAATTTTCCCAAGTCAAACTTTCTTGACCAAGCCGATTTGATTTAAATGGCTCTTTTATTCTTTAACAAAACAATTAAATGACCCGTAAAAAAACGATTAAATGACGATTCAAAACAAATAATAACAACAATAGTAACAAAAGCTTCAGAACAATagtaataattataattatttatattttaatttaaatacataataacaaaatgtCTGGTATTGATAATGtttcatgaaattaatttaaatatttacatGTAATTGTCTAAACTATTAGTTTgaccaaagaaaaaaaaattttaaaattcaaatatttcataaaataaatattggatGAAAAACTTATGATATCATAACATAATTAAAATGTCTTCAACCACCACACCATCAAGATGTGAAAACTCATTACAGAAAAGAGCTGGggactaatttttttttcaggtCCAACTCGATTTTACCCTAATCCTAAAACCCACAACCTTAACCCGATTTTTTTTTCTCGTGTGAAGTTGACGTGTCGGGTTCACTTTTTACACCCCTACGAATTGAGGCTTCAGCCAAGCAAAATTAATTCAATGT
It encodes:
- the LOC140892624 gene encoding B-box zinc finger protein 22-like, whose product is MKIQCSVCEAAEANVLCCADDAALCWACDEKVHSANRLVSKHQRVLLSSSQTQMPKCDICQETIGYFFCLEDRALFCRKCDLAIHTVNSFVSKHQRFLLTGVKVGIEAIEHGPLPSFVKTKSQEKVSEPEFSLPKRTMPIQVSAGEDASSSKPPIPGGSATEGISPWHLDDFVGLGDFSQIHNFMDSGSSKVDNGRLGDSDSSPNLKVADGEFEDDEYMRQVPETFWAVPQIPSPPTASGLLCPKTCQDPSDWSVFVPDISLENSYHHHHKSRVARPKRRRHL